From Candidatus Sphingomonas colombiensis, one genomic window encodes:
- a CDS encoding RcnB family protein yields the protein MRKLIIGVLMAATAFPAVSSAQTNQDLRRDRQDVRQQQHELDQARRYGDRHDVRREQHDVRDARQNYRQDVNDRDRAWGRDDWRGWRNQNRNLYSRGNWNAPFRYQTFRTGARIAPSYFGQRYWIVDPWRYRLPPARANTRWVRHYNDVLLVDYRRGVVLDVIRNFYW from the coding sequence ATGCGTAAATTGATCATTGGCGTGCTGATGGCGGCCACCGCTTTCCCGGCGGTCTCTTCCGCGCAGACGAATCAGGATCTGCGCCGCGATCGGCAGGATGTCCGCCAGCAGCAACATGAGCTGGATCAGGCGCGCCGCTATGGCGACCGTCATGATGTGCGTCGGGAGCAGCATGACGTTCGCGACGCGCGGCAGAATTATCGTCAGGATGTAAACGATCGCGATCGCGCCTGGGGCCGCGACGATTGGCGCGGCTGGCGTAACCAGAACCGCAATCTCTATTCGCGCGGCAACTGGAATGCGCCGTTCCGTTATCAGACGTTCCGCACGGGTGCGCGCATCGCGCCGAGCTATTTCGGCCAGCGTTACTGGATCGTCGATCCGTGGCGCTATCGCCTGCCGCCGGCGCGCGCCAACACGCGCTGGGTGCGCCACTATAACGACGTGCTGCTGGTCGATTACCGGCGCGGCGTCGTCCTCGACGTGATCCGTAACTTCTACTGGTAA
- the rnk gene encoding nucleoside diphosphate kinase regulator translates to MTSSKASKRPPIHMIDTEADTLTDLAISVEERLPQVSELLLEEIGRANVHGAARMPRDVVTMQASVEFVDEASGASRTVQLVYPKEADISAGRVSILTPVGAGLIGLREGQSILWPDREGHRRTLSIVKVTQAPKSA, encoded by the coding sequence ATGACGAGCAGCAAGGCGAGCAAGCGTCCGCCCATCCACATGATCGACACCGAAGCCGATACGCTTACCGATCTTGCGATCAGCGTCGAGGAGCGCCTGCCGCAAGTCAGTGAGCTGTTGTTGGAGGAAATCGGCCGCGCCAATGTCCATGGCGCCGCGCGGATGCCGCGTGATGTCGTGACGATGCAGGCCAGCGTTGAATTCGTCGACGAAGCGAGCGGGGCGTCCCGCACCGTCCAGCTCGTCTATCCAAAGGAGGCTGACATCTCGGCCGGGCGCGTCTCGATCCTTACGCCGGTTGGCGCCGGGCTGATCGGGCTGCGCGAGGGCCAGTCGATCCTGTGGCCGGATCGCGAAGGGCATCGCCGCACATTGTCGATCGTCAAGGTGACGCAGGCGCCGAAAAGCGCCTGA
- a CDS encoding pseudouridine synthase translates to MATARRPARASSSIGGNTVASLPRALSKLGLCSRTEATALIAAGRVTVDGRPARGISQRVDLDRSRVAVDGQVIAAERKIYLMLNKPRGLVTTRRDPQARGTVYDSLPPDLPFLSPVGRLDKASEGLLLMTNDTRWAEHLLNPASGVPKTYHVKLDRPADDDLVAALSMPVLEAGETLTAASVRLLRPEDRSRWIEIVLTEGRNRQVRRMVAAQGAKVERLVRVAIGGIALGPLAKGETRALTSVEVARFTAAGCSASRSWS, encoded by the coding sequence ATGGCGACGGCGCGTCGGCCGGCGCGCGCTTCCTCATCGATCGGCGGCAATACGGTGGCCAGCCTGCCGCGTGCGCTTTCGAAACTCGGGCTGTGCTCGCGCACCGAGGCAACGGCGCTTATCGCGGCGGGGCGGGTGACGGTTGACGGCCGACCCGCGCGCGGCATCTCGCAGCGCGTCGATCTGGATCGATCCCGCGTCGCGGTAGATGGTCAAGTAATTGCTGCGGAACGCAAAATATATCTGATGCTCAACAAGCCGCGGGGGCTGGTCACCACCCGGCGCGATCCACAGGCGCGCGGCACGGTTTACGATAGCCTGCCGCCCGATCTGCCGTTTCTCTCGCCGGTCGGCCGGCTCGACAAGGCGAGCGAGGGGCTGTTGCTGATGACCAATGACACCCGCTGGGCCGAACATCTGCTCAATCCCGCATCCGGCGTGCCCAAGACCTATCACGTCAAGCTCGATCGCCCGGCCGACGACGATCTGGTCGCGGCCTTGTCGATGCCGGTGCTGGAAGCGGGCGAAACGCTCACGGCGGCCTCGGTTCGCCTGCTGCGCCCTGAGGATCGGTCGCGCTGGATCGAGATCGTGCTGACCGAAGGGCGCAACCGGCAGGTACGCCGTATGGTGGCGGCGCAGGGCGCGAAAGTCGAAAGACTGGTGCGCGTGGCGATTGGCGGAATCGCGCTCGGCCCGCTCGCCAAGGGGGAGACGCGCGCGCTTACCTCTGTCGAGGTGGCACGCTTCACGGCCGCCGGTTGCTCCGCATCGCGAAGCTGGAGTTGA
- a CDS encoding Lrp/AsnC family transcriptional regulator codes for MSALDDADRRILTQLRLDARITNSALAEAVGLSASACLRRVRLLEQSGVIRGYTAIIAGAAPDEGTVAIVQVELERQTEEYLVRFENALRNHPEVREWYLMTGAGDYVLRVQIAGMEEYATFHRDVLTRLPGVTRINSSFAMRSNRRP; via the coding sequence ATGTCCGCGCTTGATGACGCCGACCGCCGTATCCTGACGCAATTGCGGCTCGATGCGCGCATCACCAACAGCGCGCTCGCCGAAGCGGTGGGGCTTTCCGCCTCTGCCTGCCTGCGCCGCGTGAGGCTGCTCGAACAATCGGGGGTGATCCGCGGCTATACCGCGATTATCGCCGGCGCCGCGCCGGATGAAGGAACGGTGGCAATCGTCCAGGTCGAGCTGGAACGGCAGACCGAGGAATATCTCGTCCGCTTCGAAAATGCGCTGCGCAACCATCCCGAAGTACGTGAATGGTATCTGATGACCGGCGCGGGCGATTACGTGCTGCGCGTGCAGATCGCTGGGATGGAGGAATATGCTACCTTCCACCGCGACGTGCTGACGCGGCTGCCGGGCGTGACCCGCATCAACTCCAGCTTCGCGATGCGGAGCAACCGGCGGCCGTGA
- the alr gene encoding alanine racemase, with protein MANDVCPTSSSRLTIDLGAIRANYHLLAERVAPAECAAVVKANAYGLGVAQVAPMLRDAGCRIFFVAQLAEAIALRDAIGADGAIFILNGLDPGCEALCAERGFLPVLNSASQVERWHDHARMRGEALPAALQVDSGMSRLGLDMETVSVLAADADFAREVSLRLIMTHLACADAPENPANTAQLERFEAARAYFPDVPASIANSGGAFLPAGFRCDVARAGVALYGVRPSTLAGKLRPVAALSARVIQIREIAAGVGVGYGLDYVAPDQRRLATIGIGYADGWPRHLSSVGAAWHQGRRLPIVGRVSMDSMTIDISSLPGHALAEGDFVELIGPSQSLDDVADDAGTIAYEILTSLGARHQRRYVDGAQQ; from the coding sequence ATGGCGAATGACGTTTGCCCAACCAGTTCGAGCCGCTTGACGATCGACCTTGGGGCGATCCGTGCCAATTATCATTTGCTCGCCGAACGGGTGGCGCCGGCCGAATGCGCCGCCGTGGTCAAGGCGAACGCTTATGGACTGGGCGTCGCTCAGGTGGCGCCGATGCTGCGCGATGCCGGGTGCCGCATCTTTTTCGTCGCCCAACTCGCCGAGGCGATCGCGCTGCGCGACGCGATCGGTGCGGATGGCGCGATCTTCATCCTCAACGGGCTCGATCCGGGTTGCGAGGCGCTTTGTGCCGAGCGCGGTTTCCTGCCGGTGCTCAACTCCGCGAGCCAGGTCGAACGCTGGCACGATCATGCGCGAATGCGTGGCGAGGCGCTGCCGGCGGCGTTGCAGGTCGATAGCGGAATGTCGCGGCTCGGTCTCGATATGGAGACGGTGAGTGTGCTCGCCGCCGACGCCGATTTCGCGCGCGAGGTTTCGTTGCGACTGATCATGACCCACCTCGCCTGCGCCGATGCGCCGGAAAATCCGGCCAACACCGCCCAGCTTGAGCGTTTCGAAGCAGCGCGCGCGTATTTCCCGGATGTGCCGGCCTCGATCGCCAACAGCGGCGGCGCTTTTCTGCCGGCGGGTTTCCGTTGTGATGTCGCGCGGGCTGGCGTCGCGCTTTATGGCGTGCGGCCGAGCACGCTTGCCGGCAAGTTGCGCCCGGTGGCGGCGCTGTCGGCCCGCGTTATCCAGATCCGGGAGATCGCGGCAGGTGTCGGCGTGGGCTATGGCCTCGATTATGTCGCGCCCGATCAGCGGCGGCTCGCCACGATCGGCATTGGCTATGCCGATGGCTGGCCGCGCCACCTGAGCAGTGTCGGCGCCGCATGGCATCAGGGGCGGCGGTTGCCGATCGTCGGGCGGGTTTCGATGGACAGTATGACGATCGATATCTCGTCACTCCCCGGCCATGCGCTGGCGGAGGGCGATTTCGTCGAGCTGATCGGTCCGTCGCAGTCGCTCGATGATGTTGCCGATGATGCGGGCACCATCGCCTATGAAATCCTCACCAGTCTCGGCGCGCGGCATCAGCGCCGCTACGTCGACGGAGCACAGCAATGA
- a CDS encoding D-amino acid dehydrogenase has translation MRVIVLGAGVIGVTSAYYLSQAGHEVTVIDRQPGPALETSFANAGEISPGYASPWAAPGIPQKAIRWLLMTHAPLILRPKPDTAMLRWLFAMLRNCTEARYALNKSRMVGLAEFSRDELKVLRERLGIAYDHRTQGTLQLFRTEKQLAGSTKDMAVLDDFGVDYDLLDRAGCVAAEPGLAATSDKFVGGVRLPGDETGDCQMFTRSLADWLAANGVDFRYETTIEALESDGARVTGVRTDRGVVQGDAYLVAMASYSPALLKPFGMQLPVYPVKGYSITVPIADPAAAPVSTLLDETYKIAITRLGDRVRVGGMAEISGFDRSLSPRRRATLLHSLNDLFPGGAIIDGETNFWSGLRPMTPDGPPVVGKTPVDNLFLNTGHGTLGWTMACGSGHLIASLIGGTKPAVDPAGLGIARYSN, from the coding sequence ATGAGAGTGATCGTTCTCGGCGCCGGCGTGATCGGCGTCACCTCGGCTTATTATCTGTCGCAGGCCGGCCATGAGGTCACGGTGATCGACCGCCAGCCCGGCCCCGCGCTCGAAACCAGCTTCGCCAATGCGGGCGAGATTTCCCCCGGCTACGCCTCGCCCTGGGCTGCGCCGGGCATTCCGCAAAAGGCGATCCGCTGGCTGCTGATGACACATGCGCCGCTGATCCTGCGGCCCAAGCCCGACACGGCGATGCTGCGCTGGCTGTTCGCCATGCTGCGCAACTGCACAGAGGCGCGCTACGCGCTCAACAAGAGCCGGATGGTCGGGCTCGCGGAGTTCAGCCGTGATGAGTTGAAGGTGCTGCGCGAGCGGCTCGGCATCGCCTACGATCATCGCACCCAGGGTACGCTCCAGCTCTTTCGCACAGAGAAGCAACTCGCCGGCAGCACCAAGGATATGGCGGTGCTCGACGATTTCGGCGTGGATTATGACCTGCTCGACCGCGCCGGCTGCGTCGCCGCAGAGCCGGGCCTCGCGGCGACCAGCGACAAGTTCGTCGGTGGCGTGCGGTTGCCGGGCGACGAGACCGGCGATTGCCAGATGTTCACGCGCTCGCTCGCCGACTGGTTGGCGGCAAACGGGGTCGACTTCCGCTACGAGACAACGATTGAGGCGCTAGAGAGCGACGGTGCGCGCGTCACCGGCGTGCGGACGGATCGCGGTGTCGTGCAAGGCGATGCCTATCTCGTCGCGATGGCGAGCTATTCGCCCGCATTGCTCAAGCCGTTCGGGATGCAGCTCCCGGTCTATCCGGTGAAGGGCTATTCGATCACGGTTCCCATCGCCGATCCGGCGGCCGCCCCTGTTTCGACGCTGCTCGACGAAACGTACAAGATTGCGATCACCCGGCTTGGTGATCGCGTGCGCGTCGGCGGCATGGCGGAGATTTCCGGTTTCGACCGCAGCCTCTCCCCCCGGCGGCGGGCGACGCTGCTCCATTCGCTCAACGATCTGTTCCCCGGTGGCGCGATCATTGACGGTGAGACCAATTTCTGGAGCGGCCTGCGCCCGATGACCCCCGATGGCCCTCCGGTCGTCGGCAAGACGCCGGTCGACAATCTGTTCCTCAACACCGGGCACGGCACGCTCGGCTGGACGATGGCCTGTGGCTCGGGCCACCTCATCGCCAGCCTGATCGGCGGCACCAAGCCGGCTGTCGATCCGGCCGGGCTGGGCATCGCGCGCTATTCGAACTGA
- a CDS encoding amidohydrolase family protein yields MGIASIVVLAVPATAAEREATLYADATVIDGTGAPAHEHQDIFVRGERIVAIGPSGTIAEAASARRVDLAGRFVIPGLIDSHIHLATPPNNVRAKAILRRNLFGGVTAVRDMADDLRPVGELTRGALTGEIPAPDIYYAALMAGPPFFQDRRVLAVSVGAQPGKAPWMQSIDDATDLRTAVTLARGTSATAIKIYADLPAHLIKAITQEAHRQNVKIWAHSAVFPTRPADVIAAGADTVSHVCYLAYQAEPVMLAAYEDRTPVNEALLAKQGDDPVIAGLYRDMLKRGTILDATGSLFVREDAARKAHPERRQLRCTGAATTRLTQQAWRAGVPISTGTDYVFGADQQWPEVHEELLFLAREVRMPPLQVIRSATLIGAQAAGQGSEMGSVEKGKLANFVVLTRDPLADMANIRAIEMTVKRGQAYPRDSYKPVTKAELGDDDGD; encoded by the coding sequence CTGGGGATTGCATCGATCGTTGTGCTGGCCGTGCCTGCCACGGCGGCGGAGCGCGAGGCGACGCTTTACGCTGATGCGACCGTCATCGACGGCACCGGGGCGCCGGCGCACGAGCATCAGGATATATTCGTGCGCGGTGAGCGGATCGTCGCAATTGGCCCAAGCGGGACGATCGCCGAAGCCGCCTCGGCGCGCCGCGTCGATCTGGCGGGGCGGTTCGTCATACCGGGACTGATCGACAGCCACATCCACCTCGCCACGCCACCCAACAACGTTCGCGCGAAGGCGATCCTGCGGCGCAACCTGTTCGGCGGCGTTACCGCGGTGCGCGATATGGCGGACGATCTGCGCCCGGTCGGCGAACTGACCCGTGGGGCGCTGACCGGGGAAATCCCCGCGCCCGATATCTATTATGCCGCGCTGATGGCTGGTCCTCCATTCTTCCAGGATCGCCGCGTGCTGGCGGTTTCGGTTGGGGCGCAGCCGGGCAAGGCGCCATGGATGCAGTCGATCGACGACGCGACCGATCTGCGCACGGCGGTGACGCTGGCGCGCGGCACATCGGCCACCGCGATCAAGATCTATGCCGATCTCCCGGCGCATCTGATCAAGGCGATCACGCAAGAGGCGCATCGCCAGAACGTTAAAATCTGGGCGCATAGCGCGGTCTTCCCGACGCGCCCGGCGGACGTGATCGCAGCCGGCGCCGATACCGTGAGCCACGTCTGCTACCTCGCCTATCAGGCGGAGCCGGTGATGCTCGCGGCTTATGAGGATCGCACGCCCGTCAACGAGGCGCTGCTGGCGAAGCAGGGCGACGATCCCGTGATCGCCGGCCTCTATCGCGACATGCTGAAACGCGGCACGATCCTCGATGCGACGGGCAGCCTGTTCGTGCGCGAGGATGCGGCGCGCAAGGCGCATCCGGAACGCCGCCAGTTGCGCTGCACCGGCGCGGCGACGACGCGGCTGACGCAACAGGCATGGCGCGCGGGCGTGCCGATCTCCACCGGCACCGATTATGTGTTCGGCGCGGATCAGCAATGGCCGGAAGTGCATGAGGAATTGCTGTTCCTCGCGCGCGAGGTCCGGATGCCGCCGCTTCAGGTGATCCGTTCGGCGACGCTGATCGGCGCGCAGGCGGCGGGGCAGGGAAGCGAGATGGGCTCGGTGGAAAAGGGCAAGCTGGCGAATTTCGTCGTGCTGACGCGCGATCCGCTTGCCGATATGGCCAATATTCGCGCGATCGAGATGACGGTGAAGCGCGGCCAGGCCTATCCGCGTGACAGCTACAAGCCGGTAACGAAGGCAGAACTGGGGGACGATGATGGCGATTGA
- a CDS encoding membrane dipeptidase, which produces MAIDRRGFVTGAAALTGVGMMASPALAAAQGASDPIKGWIVVNALGGIGDPNNPSGDTARSSISPRVLAEAHASGLTMVNITLGYVVGPQDPFEDSVRDIAATDRMIRDNPRDLMKILSVADIRRARAEGKVGLLYGFQNGAMMGKDATRVDIFANLGVRVFQLTYNPANQIGDGSMAPENRGITPFGREVIERLNARRVMVDLSHSGERTCLEAARASRAPISINHTGCRALTDLPRNKTDAELRLVAERGGFVGIYFMPFLNKTGRATAEDVVAHIDHAVNVCGEDHVGIGTDGTVTQIDDLNAYRAKLAEENAQRRAAGISATGEGPDTYPFVVDLRGPDQFRKIARLLEAKGYGPRRVEKIMGQNFLRYAEAIWGG; this is translated from the coding sequence ATGGCGATTGATCGACGGGGATTCGTGACCGGGGCGGCCGCGCTTACCGGGGTTGGGATGATGGCATCGCCGGCTTTGGCGGCGGCGCAGGGCGCAAGCGATCCGATCAAGGGATGGATCGTCGTCAACGCGCTCGGCGGGATCGGGGACCCCAATAATCCGTCGGGCGACACCGCCCGCAGCAGCATCAGCCCGCGCGTGCTGGCGGAGGCGCATGCCTCCGGCTTGACGATGGTCAACATCACGCTCGGTTATGTCGTCGGCCCGCAGGATCCGTTCGAGGATAGCGTGCGCGACATCGCGGCGACCGACCGGATGATCCGCGACAATCCGCGCGACCTGATGAAAATCCTGTCGGTCGCGGACATTCGCCGTGCCCGTGCGGAGGGCAAGGTCGGCTTGCTCTACGGTTTTCAGAACGGCGCGATGATGGGCAAGGATGCGACGCGGGTCGATATCTTTGCCAATCTCGGCGTGCGGGTGTTCCAGCTCACCTATAATCCGGCCAACCAGATCGGCGACGGATCGATGGCGCCGGAGAATCGCGGCATCACCCCGTTCGGGCGCGAGGTGATCGAACGGCTCAACGCACGGCGCGTGATGGTCGATCTGTCGCACAGCGGCGAGCGCACCTGTCTCGAGGCGGCACGGGCATCGCGCGCGCCGATTTCGATCAATCACACCGGTTGCCGCGCGCTGACCGATCTGCCGCGCAACAAGACCGATGCCGAATTGCGGCTGGTGGCGGAGCGCGGCGGCTTCGTCGGCATCTATTTCATGCCGTTCCTCAACAAGACCGGGCGCGCCACCGCGGAGGACGTGGTGGCGCATATCGATCACGCCGTGAATGTCTGCGGCGAGGATCATGTCGGCATCGGCACCGACGGCACGGTGACGCAGATCGATGACCTGAACGCTTATCGGGCGAAGCTAGCCGAGGAGAACGCCCAGCGCCGCGCCGCCGGTATCAGCGCGACGGGTGAGGGGCCGGATACCTATCCCTTCGTGGTCGATCTGCGCGGGCCGGATCAGTTCCGTAAGATCGCGCGCTTGCTGGAGGCGAAGGGCTATGGCCCGCGGCGCGTGGAGAAGATCATGGGGCAGAATTTCCTGCGCTACGCCGAAGCGATATGGGGCGGCTGA
- a CDS encoding ornithine cyclodeaminase family protein, with translation MIVIGAEQVAHSLDHVGCIALMREAMIALSAGRSQQLLRGIIDLGGGDAFGVMPGALENAGFGAKLVSVFPAAAARGRSHQGAILLFDRESGAPVCVVDAGEVTAIRTACASAAATDALARADATRLAILGTGEQAWQHALAIRHVRPLERVTIWGRDMEKAAGLAGRIADALTLPVEVARNPTEAVRDADIVCTTTAAPEPILFDVDVADGTHLNVVGSSRAGPAEIDGALVRRARFFPDHREGVLAQGAEYLAAKAAGLIDEDHVLAEIGAIFAGTASGRRNATEVTIYKSLGSIVQDLACAAYLYGQVA, from the coding sequence ATGATCGTGATCGGCGCGGAGCAGGTCGCGCATTCGCTCGATCATGTCGGCTGCATCGCGCTGATGCGCGAGGCGATGATCGCCTTGTCGGCGGGCCGCTCGCAACAATTGCTGCGCGGGATCATCGATCTGGGCGGTGGCGATGCGTTTGGCGTGATGCCCGGCGCCCTGGAAAACGCGGGCTTCGGCGCGAAACTGGTGAGCGTATTTCCCGCCGCCGCCGCGCGGGGGCGGTCGCATCAGGGCGCGATCCTGCTGTTCGATCGGGAAAGCGGCGCGCCGGTCTGCGTCGTCGATGCGGGAGAGGTGACCGCGATCCGCACCGCCTGCGCCTCCGCCGCCGCGACCGATGCGCTGGCGCGCGCCGATGCGACCCGCCTCGCGATCCTCGGCACCGGGGAGCAGGCGTGGCAGCATGCGCTGGCGATCCGCCATGTGCGGCCGTTGGAGCGCGTCACGATCTGGGGGCGGGACATGGAAAAAGCGGCGGGGCTCGCCGGGCGCATCGCGGACGCGCTCACGCTGCCGGTAGAGGTCGCGCGGAATCCGACGGAGGCGGTGCGCGACGCCGATATCGTCTGCACCACCACCGCCGCGCCCGAGCCGATCCTGTTCGACGTGGATGTCGCCGATGGCACGCATCTCAACGTCGTGGGATCGAGCCGCGCCGGCCCGGCCGAGATCGATGGGGCGCTCGTCCGTCGCGCGCGCTTCTTCCCCGATCATCGCGAAGGCGTGTTGGCGCAGGGCGCGGAATATCTCGCGGCCAAAGCGGCGGGGCTGATCGACGAGGATCATGTGCTGGCGGAGATCGGCGCGATATTTGCCGGCACTGCGTCGGGCCGACGGAATGCAACGGAAGTGACGATCTACAAATCGCTCGGCTCGATCGTGCAGGATCTCGCCTGCGCGGCCTATCTCTATGGACAGGTGGCATAG
- a CDS encoding response regulator transcription factor, whose amino-acid sequence MARILIVEDNQRLATLVATGLGERGHVCDVAQSLLAADDALGLSAFDGLVLDLGLPDGDGIEWLKRRRSAGAPPALILTARDALEDRVKGLDAGADDYLPKPFAMDELAARLRAMLRRPGARQEIALTLGAIRFDAAAHVVTASDVTLDLTRRETALLELLMRRAGQVVRRRAIEDALYTFDEAVTPNAIEATVSRLRRKLEEAGASGYLHTIRGVGYLLRESDA is encoded by the coding sequence ATGGCTCGAATATTGATCGTTGAGGACAATCAGCGGCTCGCCACTCTGGTTGCCACAGGGTTGGGCGAGCGCGGTCATGTCTGCGATGTCGCGCAAAGCCTGCTTGCCGCCGATGACGCTTTGGGCCTTTCCGCGTTCGACGGGCTGGTGCTCGATCTCGGTCTGCCCGATGGGGACGGGATCGAATGGCTCAAGCGGCGGCGTTCGGCCGGTGCGCCGCCCGCGCTGATTCTCACCGCGCGCGATGCATTGGAGGATCGGGTGAAGGGGCTGGATGCCGGCGCCGACGACTATCTCCCCAAGCCGTTCGCGATGGACGAGCTTGCCGCAAGGCTCCGCGCGATGCTGCGACGGCCGGGGGCGCGGCAGGAAATTGCGCTCACGCTTGGCGCGATCCGTTTCGACGCGGCCGCTCATGTGGTGACGGCGAGCGACGTGACGCTCGATCTCACACGGCGCGAAACCGCGCTGCTCGAGCTGCTGATGCGCCGCGCGGGGCAGGTCGTGCGCCGCCGCGCGATCGAGGACGCGCTTTATACCTTCGACGAGGCGGTGACGCCCAATGCGATCGAGGCGACCGTTTCGCGCCTGCGCCGCAAGCTGGAGGAGGCCGGCGCGAGCGGCTATCTGCACACGATCCGCGGCGTCGGTTATCTGCTGCGCGAGAGCGACGCGTGA
- a CDS encoding ATP-binding protein gives MKPALSITSRLTRSLALVGGLGALLLLIIIGIEYRIAFSNLSNRAALEQAILQLSEHVLLPMAVLIVPMAMAGRWAIATSVRPLIDAARRIDARSDDARGVRVDTTDFPTEARPFAEAINRVLDRVDRAAGLHEAFAADVAHELRTPLTLLSLELDRLDYPEVDRLRGDVAQMRRLIDQLMLLAQIEADRAAQLQPAAVDLADIAATVIARLAPIAVDRGVRIELEADAPVMARGRSEAIAAALRNLIENALRVTPDRGLVLIRVTPDRIVAVRDEGPGLSDARLAELVERHRRADHASKHGAGLGLAIVDRIMRAHGGTLTADAARREIRLGFPIDSAPSD, from the coding sequence GTGAAACCGGCGCTGTCGATCACCAGCCGCCTCACGCGCAGCCTTGCGCTGGTCGGCGGGCTGGGCGCGCTGCTGCTGCTGATCATCATCGGGATCGAATATCGGATCGCGTTCAGCAACCTTTCCAACCGCGCCGCGCTGGAGCAGGCGATCCTCCAGCTTTCGGAGCATGTGCTGTTGCCGATGGCGGTGCTGATCGTGCCGATGGCCATGGCCGGGCGCTGGGCGATCGCCACCTCGGTCCGTCCGCTGATCGACGCGGCGCGACGGATCGATGCGCGCAGCGATGACGCACGCGGCGTGCGCGTCGACACCACCGATTTCCCGACCGAGGCGCGCCCCTTCGCGGAGGCGATCAACCGGGTGCTCGATCGGGTCGACCGCGCTGCCGGGTTGCATGAAGCCTTCGCGGCGGACGTGGCGCATGAGCTGCGCACGCCGCTCACCTTGCTGTCGCTCGAACTGGATCGGCTCGATTATCCCGAGGTGGATCGGTTGCGCGGCGACGTGGCGCAGATGCGCCGGCTGATCGATCAGTTGATGTTGCTCGCGCAGATCGAGGCGGATCGTGCGGCGCAGCTTCAGCCGGCGGCGGTCGATCTCGCGGATATCGCCGCGACGGTGATCGCGCGGCTCGCGCCGATCGCTGTCGATCGCGGCGTGCGGATCGAGCTGGAGGCGGATGCCCCGGTGATGGCGCGCGGCCGGAGCGAGGCGATCGCGGCGGCTTTACGCAACCTGATCGAGAATGCCTTGCGGGTGACGCCCGATCGCGGGCTGGTCCTGATTCGCGTCACGCCGGATCGGATCGTCGCGGTGCGCGACGAGGGGCCGGGGTTGAGCGACGCGCGGCTTGCCGAACTGGTCGAGCGACACCGCCGCGCCGATCATGCCAGCAAGCATGGCGCGGGGCTGGGGCTGGCGATCGTCGATCGCATCATGCGCGCGCATGGCGGCACGCTGACCGCCGATGCCGCGCGGCGCGAAATCCGCCTTGGCTTCCCGATCGATTCCGCCCCGTCAGATTGA